Proteins found in one Gordonia sp. PDNC005 genomic segment:
- a CDS encoding MerR family transcriptional regulator, whose translation MTEYRINDLAQVSGVSVRNIRVYQDRGLLPAPIIRGRTGWYSDEHLVRLNLISRMLERGYTFATISELLHAAHYGMKVEHVLRASPKTNRLMSIKRAATITITELRKSLGASDRAIGISQKLGLLTKDGAHYAVRNPEVLGSAEALVKAGIDIDVLLDMWVRVEQDLADVAHSFVSLITDKYFDENLPDLGDQTFTRIAELIQTVRPMAHEIVESAFSKALDDEISRAVGEASSIFDKSKDPAASSGD comes from the coding sequence ATGACCGAGTACCGCATCAACGACCTCGCACAGGTGTCGGGCGTCAGCGTCCGCAACATCCGCGTCTATCAGGACCGCGGGCTCCTTCCCGCGCCGATCATCCGCGGCCGCACCGGCTGGTACTCCGATGAGCACCTGGTGCGACTCAATCTGATCTCGCGAATGCTCGAACGCGGCTACACGTTCGCGACGATCAGTGAACTGCTGCATGCTGCGCATTACGGCATGAAGGTGGAGCACGTGCTGCGCGCGTCGCCGAAGACCAACCGGTTGATGAGCATCAAGCGAGCCGCGACGATCACGATCACCGAACTGCGCAAGTCGCTCGGCGCCTCGGACCGGGCGATCGGCATCAGTCAGAAGCTCGGGCTGCTCACCAAGGACGGCGCGCACTACGCGGTACGCAACCCGGAGGTGCTCGGCAGTGCTGAAGCCCTGGTCAAAGCGGGCATCGACATCGACGTGCTGCTCGACATGTGGGTGCGTGTGGAGCAGGATCTGGCGGATGTCGCACACAGCTTCGTCTCGTTGATAACCGACAAGTACTTCGACGAGAACCTGCCCGACCTGGGAGACCAGACGTTCACGCGGATCGCCGAACTCATCCAGACTGTGCGCCCGATGGCGCACGAGATCGTCGAGTCGGCGTTCTCGAAAGCACTCGACGACGAGATCTCCCGCGCGGTCGGCGAGGCGAGCTCGATCTTCGACAAGTCGAAAGACCCCGCGGCGTCGTCGGGTGACTGA
- a CDS encoding TetR/AcrR family transcriptional regulator, translated as MPNLNPLSSASVAVNAARTLTRELEQRILVPAVEAVTSDGRKQRWEKHKQERRAELTWGTIEALRDLGAEAGMDEIASHIGVSKTVLYRYFADKNDLAAAVTVTYMESTLLPKVTVALTDDLVDYDLVRAVIGAYVETVAEDPNLYLFTTGRTAGSLSIAHTERIFTGAVASTLEARLSARGALTSGSRTWAAAIVGAIIRAVDDVLAHGDGSSAQLVDELTMLVWGGIVGIVTRNGDPAAFAADPLPMPPIQAEGRS; from the coding sequence ATGCCGAACCTCAATCCGCTGTCGTCCGCTTCGGTGGCCGTGAACGCCGCCCGCACCCTCACACGTGAGCTGGAGCAGCGCATCCTGGTGCCTGCGGTCGAGGCCGTCACATCGGACGGTCGCAAACAACGGTGGGAGAAACACAAGCAGGAGCGTCGCGCCGAGCTCACATGGGGGACGATCGAGGCGCTCCGCGATCTCGGCGCCGAAGCCGGGATGGACGAGATCGCATCGCACATCGGGGTGTCGAAGACGGTGCTGTACCGGTACTTCGCGGACAAGAACGACCTCGCAGCGGCCGTCACCGTCACCTACATGGAGTCGACGCTGCTGCCGAAGGTGACGGTCGCACTGACTGACGACCTGGTCGACTACGACTTGGTCCGCGCGGTTATCGGCGCCTACGTGGAGACGGTCGCCGAGGATCCCAATCTGTACCTGTTCACCACCGGGCGGACGGCCGGGAGCCTGTCGATCGCGCACACCGAACGGATCTTCACCGGCGCGGTCGCGTCGACGTTGGAGGCCCGCCTGTCGGCCCGGGGCGCATTGACGTCGGGTTCTCGGACATGGGCAGCCGCGATCGTCGGCGCCATCATCCGCGCGGTCGACGATGTCCTCGCACACGGCGACGGCTCGTCTGCTCAGTTGGTGGACGAATTGACGATGCTGGTGTGGGGCGGCATCGTCGGCATCGTGACGCGCAACGGAGACCCGGCCGCTTTCGCCGCGGATCCCCTGCCCATGCCGCCGATCCAGGCTGAGGGCCGGTCGTGA
- a CDS encoding DUF2505 domain-containing protein, with amino-acid sequence MASNFEHSVSYPFSVAELWALLSSEQYWRDLLKATNADHGVLESFTVDGDSVTVVTKQGIAAANLPKAVTAVRPGDLEIPRTCVFTRNGDTITGRMDASVTGAPAKIFGDITIAGQQAVAKYAGGVDVPIPFVGGKIERAVADQVVILLDAERDATLDFQQS; translated from the coding sequence ATGGCGAGCAACTTCGAGCATTCGGTGTCGTACCCGTTCTCTGTGGCGGAGCTGTGGGCTCTGCTCAGCAGTGAGCAGTACTGGCGTGATCTGCTGAAGGCGACCAACGCCGATCACGGCGTCCTCGAATCGTTCACCGTCGACGGAGACTCGGTGACCGTCGTGACCAAGCAGGGCATCGCCGCCGCGAACCTGCCGAAGGCGGTCACCGCGGTGCGCCCCGGTGACCTGGAGATCCCCCGCACCTGCGTCTTCACTCGCAACGGCGACACGATCACGGGTCGGATGGACGCATCGGTGACGGGTGCACCGGCAAAGATCTTCGGCGACATCACGATCGCCGGACAGCAGGCGGTGGCGAAGTACGCCGGAGGCGTCGACGTCCCGATCCCGTTCGTCGGCGGAAAGATCGAACGCGCCGTCGCCGATCAGGTCGTCATCCTCCTCGACGCGGAGCGCGACGCAACGCTCGATTTCCAGCAGAGTTAA
- a CDS encoding DUF445 family protein, translating to MKIVATGMLLGAAAVYFVMRWIEHRDGADTAAWVGFVRAASEAGMVGALADWFAVTALFRQPLGIPIPHTALIPRKKDQIGDQLGEFVEQNFMTPEVIVERAVSLDLPRRVSGWVADPANAGRVNDEVSRAIRLGSEMLRDEDVEKFIQAVLKWAAEPLWAPPLGRILEQLVDEDRVEPIVQMLCDRAHDWALGSNELIDRVVDRDGPAWVPNFVNNLVGDKIYKELTEFTYKVRTDPSHDVRRAMHDFVKDFAYELQHDEETIAKFEGIKAELLGRDEVNGAASTAWQAGKDVIEQMLDDPSSTLRTSIADAVVRLGLRIHDDQPLQDKMNTWIARIARHVAENYSTEIISVITDTVRGWDAEETSRKIELQVGRDLQFIRINGTVVGSLAGLAIYTVSVLIF from the coding sequence ATGAAGATCGTCGCGACCGGCATGCTGCTCGGGGCAGCTGCCGTGTACTTCGTGATGCGCTGGATCGAGCACCGCGACGGCGCCGACACGGCTGCGTGGGTCGGCTTCGTGCGAGCGGCGTCGGAGGCCGGCATGGTCGGCGCCCTCGCCGACTGGTTCGCCGTCACCGCGTTGTTCCGGCAGCCGCTCGGCATCCCGATCCCGCACACGGCGTTGATCCCCCGCAAGAAGGACCAGATCGGGGATCAGCTCGGCGAGTTCGTCGAGCAGAACTTCATGACACCCGAAGTGATCGTCGAACGTGCTGTCTCACTCGATCTCCCACGTCGCGTGTCCGGGTGGGTGGCGGACCCCGCGAATGCGGGCCGCGTCAACGACGAGGTGTCGCGAGCGATCAGACTCGGATCCGAGATGCTGCGCGACGAAGATGTCGAGAAGTTCATCCAGGCCGTGCTCAAGTGGGCCGCCGAGCCGCTGTGGGCGCCGCCTCTCGGTCGCATCCTGGAACAACTCGTCGACGAGGACCGTGTTGAACCCATCGTGCAGATGCTCTGCGACCGGGCCCACGACTGGGCGCTCGGCAGCAACGAACTCATCGATCGTGTCGTCGACCGCGACGGTCCCGCGTGGGTGCCGAACTTCGTGAACAACCTCGTCGGCGACAAGATCTACAAGGAACTGACCGAGTTCACGTACAAGGTGCGAACAGACCCGTCCCACGACGTCCGCCGTGCGATGCACGACTTCGTCAAAGACTTCGCGTACGAGCTGCAGCACGATGAGGAGACGATCGCCAAGTTCGAGGGCATCAAGGCCGAGCTACTCGGCCGAGATGAGGTGAACGGCGCCGCGTCGACGGCCTGGCAGGCGGGCAAGGACGTCATCGAGCAAATGCTCGACGACCCGTCGTCCACTCTGCGGACGTCGATCGCCGACGCCGTCGTCAGGCTCGGCCTCCGGATCCACGACGATCAGCCGCTGCAGGACAAGATGAACACGTGGATCGCCCGGATCGCCCGCCACGTCGCCGAGAATTACTCCACCGAGATCATCTCGGTCATCACCGACACCGTCCGCGGCTGGGATGCAGAGGAGACGAGCCGGAAGATCGAACTCCAGGTTGGTCGCGACCTCCAGTTCATCCGCATCAACGGCACAGTTGTCGGCTCCCTCGCAGGTCTAGCGATCTACACGGTCTCGGTGCTGATCTTCTGA
- a CDS encoding alpha/beta fold hydrolase: MGTPDGALLHVATLGDIDAADEVVVLIHGWTCNTGFWNPQFHHFAGNRAVIAYDHRGHGLSEMGSVRPSVELLGQDLQTVLEEMVPEGKRAVLVGHSMGGMTIMSWAAQFSSGMEEKISAIVLTSTAAKDVVQRQQLVPDLPRFLRPAEPLVERAFVSLPLPLASNDLSARIAHYVALGPVARQAHVDFTDKQLAACSPSARGAWGTAMYTLDVTAGLERISVPTAVVVGTKDRLTKVEHSREMADVLRSNGVLHSYTEFPGAGHMVPFERADAFNAVLDTVLGDVSEAVNS, encoded by the coding sequence GTGGGGACGCCAGACGGTGCACTGCTCCACGTCGCGACGCTCGGCGACATCGACGCCGCCGACGAGGTGGTCGTCCTCATTCACGGGTGGACGTGCAACACGGGATTCTGGAATCCACAGTTCCATCACTTCGCGGGCAACCGCGCAGTCATCGCGTACGACCATCGAGGGCACGGGCTGTCCGAGATGGGCTCGGTCCGACCCTCCGTCGAACTCCTCGGGCAGGACCTGCAGACCGTCCTCGAGGAGATGGTCCCGGAGGGCAAGCGAGCCGTGCTGGTGGGCCATTCGATGGGCGGCATGACGATCATGTCGTGGGCGGCGCAGTTCAGTTCGGGGATGGAGGAGAAGATCTCGGCCATCGTCTTGACCTCGACCGCTGCGAAGGACGTCGTCCAGCGTCAGCAGCTCGTCCCGGATCTCCCGAGGTTCCTCCGCCCGGCCGAACCGCTGGTGGAGCGTGCGTTCGTCTCCTTGCCGCTTCCGCTCGCCAGCAACGATCTGAGCGCCAGGATCGCACACTATGTTGCACTCGGCCCGGTCGCGCGACAGGCGCATGTGGACTTCACGGACAAGCAGCTCGCTGCGTGTTCGCCGTCGGCGCGCGGTGCATGGGGAACGGCCATGTACACCCTCGACGTGACCGCGGGCCTCGAGCGGATCTCTGTGCCGACCGCAGTGGTGGTCGGCACGAAGGATCGACTGACGAAGGTGGAGCATTCGCGGGAGATGGCGGACGTGCTCCGATCCAACGGGGTGCTGCACTCGTACACGGAGTTCCCGGGTGCGGGTCACATGGTGCCGTTCGAGCGCGCCGATGCGTTCAACGCAGTGCTCGACACCGTCCTCGGTGATGTCAGCGAGGCAGTGAACAGCTGA
- a CDS encoding UDP-N-acetylmuramate dehydrogenase, protein MTHAQLLSAYTTLRLGGPARAVVECTDTASLVETVTRLDREAEPVLLIGGGSNLVIGDDGFAGTAVIVRSTGITFDSDDEGPFVTAAAGTDWDTLVAATVDAGFGGLECLSGIPGAAGTTPVQNVGAYGVEVGDLLRSVELLDRATGKAEWVSPAALGLAYRTSKLKGTDTHVVLTVSFRLNPGGVSQPIAYRELAQRLGVDEGSTAPAAQVRDVVLGLRAGKGMVLDADDHDTWSAGSFFTNPVVGDDRIDQVMAAIVAKVGDDVKVPRFPAEGGSKLSAGWLIERAGFTRGYPDEEAPARLSTKHTLALTNRGAATAADLVTLASDVRDGVRDAFGVDLHPEPVFVSCSLPR, encoded by the coding sequence ATGACCCACGCACAGCTCCTGTCCGCGTACACCACACTGCGTCTCGGCGGACCCGCCCGAGCCGTCGTCGAGTGCACGGACACTGCGTCACTCGTGGAGACCGTGACCCGCCTGGACCGGGAGGCCGAGCCCGTCCTCCTCATCGGAGGAGGGTCGAATCTGGTGATCGGCGACGACGGCTTCGCAGGCACGGCGGTGATCGTCCGCAGCACCGGAATCACCTTCGACTCGGACGACGAGGGCCCATTCGTGACCGCCGCCGCCGGAACCGACTGGGACACGCTTGTCGCCGCGACGGTCGACGCGGGCTTCGGCGGCCTCGAATGCCTCTCCGGCATCCCGGGCGCCGCGGGCACCACCCCGGTGCAGAACGTCGGCGCCTACGGGGTCGAAGTCGGCGACCTGCTGCGCAGCGTCGAACTGCTCGACCGAGCCACCGGCAAAGCCGAATGGGTCTCGCCGGCGGCCCTCGGGTTGGCCTACCGGACGTCGAAGCTCAAGGGCACCGACACTCATGTGGTCCTCACGGTGAGCTTCCGACTCAATCCGGGCGGGGTCTCGCAGCCGATCGCCTACCGAGAGTTGGCCCAGCGGCTGGGCGTGGACGAGGGCTCGACGGCCCCTGCCGCTCAGGTGCGCGATGTGGTGCTCGGCCTCCGCGCAGGCAAAGGCATGGTGCTCGACGCCGACGACCACGACACGTGGAGCGCGGGATCGTTCTTCACCAACCCGGTGGTCGGTGACGACCGGATCGACCAGGTGATGGCGGCGATCGTCGCGAAGGTCGGCGACGACGTGAAGGTCCCGCGCTTCCCCGCCGAAGGCGGATCGAAGCTGTCTGCGGGCTGGCTCATCGAACGGGCAGGTTTCACGCGCGGCTATCCCGACGAGGAAGCTCCCGCTCGACTGTCCACCAAGCACACGCTCGCATTGACGAACCGTGGTGCCGCTACCGCCGCCGACCTCGTGACGCTGGCCTCCGACGTGCGGGACGGGGTGCGCGACGCGTTCGGCGTCGACCTGCACCCCGAGCCCGTGTTCGTCAGCTGTTCACTGCCTCGCTGA
- a CDS encoding helix-turn-helix transcriptional regulator, producing MSSHSKNPDTEHCDDASTADAVAAAAQDIGAFIRTQRLSAQVSLRQLAERAGVSNPYLSQIERGLRKPSADVLAQIAKGLRVSAEVLYVRAGILEERPASPVRDALLVDDSISERQKQMLLEIYDSFRRENTQAEDGADDATSNVDNARG from the coding sequence GTGAGCAGTCACAGCAAGAATCCCGACACCGAGCACTGCGACGACGCGAGCACCGCGGACGCGGTCGCGGCGGCAGCCCAGGACATCGGCGCATTCATCCGGACACAACGACTCTCGGCGCAGGTGTCCCTCCGCCAGCTCGCCGAACGCGCAGGAGTGAGCAACCCGTACCTGTCGCAGATCGAACGGGGGCTCCGGAAGCCCTCCGCCGACGTCCTCGCGCAGATCGCCAAGGGTCTGCGCGTGTCGGCCGAGGTCCTCTACGTCCGTGCCGGAATTCTCGAGGAGCGCCCGGCCAGTCCGGTCCGCGACGCACTGCTCGTCGACGATTCGATCAGCGAACGCCAGAAGCAGATGCTCCTCGAGATCTACGACTCGTTTCGACGCGAGAACACGCAGGCAGAGGACGGCGCGGACGACGCGACGTCCAACGTTGACAACGCTCGTGGGTAA
- a CDS encoding DUF2516 family protein — protein sequence MYLVLALGVIAGVSALAALVHAVSTRADAFTAVDAQSKTFWVALLAGSNVLIWLFVVGGLGMMVLFLVGVVASMVYIVDVRVRVDEILNRNWFRKLG from the coding sequence ATGTACCTGGTGCTTGCGCTCGGTGTCATCGCCGGAGTCTCGGCACTGGCCGCGCTCGTGCACGCGGTGAGCACCCGGGCCGACGCGTTCACCGCGGTCGACGCGCAGTCGAAGACGTTCTGGGTTGCGCTCCTCGCCGGCTCCAACGTGCTGATCTGGCTGTTCGTGGTCGGTGGACTCGGGATGATGGTGCTGTTCCTGGTGGGTGTGGTCGCGTCGATGGTGTACATCGTCGACGTACGTGTTCGCGTCGACGAGATACTGAACCGCAACTGGTTCCGGAAGCTCGGATGA